The following nucleotide sequence is from Bacteroidota bacterium.
TATATCTCCAACCTTATAGTTTATTAAAGGGAAACCGAAAGAATATAAAGCAGTTAGAAGAAATTCATTAGAATCATTTGTATCTAAAAGAACTACATCGTCAGTGAGGAGCATTTCACCTTGATCATTTTCAACTCCAATTGCAATAATTTCCCTGCAGCCATATTGATCGTATGCCTTACATCGAAAAGCTGTTTCAATGGTTTCTCTTTGAACTAATTTCTCTGTAGTAGAAACAACTCTTTCTATTGTTGGTAGTACTATTTTGTTTTCAATTAGGTATTTTGCAAATTCGAGGATTATGCTGGAATATCCATATATCACTTTGGGCCTAAATCTAATAATCTCATTCACCCAATTAGGAAAATCTGTCTTTGAATAATTATAGGCATTAAAAATAATTCTCCGATTTATCTTATAGCCAAGTCTTGAGAATATGCTCGACATTAATTTTGAATGTTCAATAGGCGATCCCCAAATCCAGGCTGTTTTATCAGATGGTTTCCATCCAGTAATTGAATTATTTCTTAACCATGCAGCCCTGTAGAATTGCTCTGTAAATTTTGACTTATACACAATTGCCTGAACTCCCGTGGAACCTCCAGAAGTTACTTTTATAAGATTTTTTCCAAATTTATCATTAGACTTCAGTTTATCAAGATTATTCTGTATAATAGTTTTGGTGAGGATCGGAATAAGTTTAAGGTCTTCTTTCTTATTGAATTGTTCCGGCTTAAGCTTTAATGAATCGAATAGTTCCTTGTAATATTCAGTGTTATAATATGCATGATTTATTAATTCTTTAATAGCCTGTTCCTGAGATTTCACTATACTCTCTCTGTTTAATCCGAGGTTTCTTCGAAGCTGTCTATAATACTTGTATCTTTTATCACCAAACTTCAGTCTATAAGCAATATTTATTATGTGTTCAATAAGGTTCATTATCTTATTAAAAATTTTGTAAGGTATTTATTTTTCTCTTCAAAAATCAGCTGCAAGATTACTTTAACCCAAATTGTAATGTTAATGATCTCTCGCACTTAAATAGAATAGTACTTCCTGCTTGGTGCAGGTTGCATATTGTCTTTGCTGAAAGGAAAGACATTCAAATTATTAATTATTTATAGCATATTTTACTTTATTAGGTTTTAAGAATAGAAACTAAAATTAATTAAATCTACATAAGGTTGTATTTGTTAGGCATTAACTATAAATATTTATTAAAAAGTATATTAATGTAAAACTGTTCTATCTCTAAGGGTTATCAAAAACCGACTAAGAATGCCACTTAATCCTGCATAAATAAGAATAAATGATATTTGGTAAGGAATTGCTAATGCAAAGCTTTCAATTAAAATTGCTAAAATGCTAACAATTATAAGAAAAGAATAAGGTTTTGCGTTTTTAGTTTTTAAAAAGTTTATTGCGAGAAAAGTAGGATAAAAAAACAGTAATATATAAATCAATGCACAAATAAATCCCATTTCGCCAATTACAGATGCCCAATGTGAGTCAAATATAAAGGAAGGTTTGCTTTTTGGTCCTAACCCCTGTTTATTATATATCTCATAATCAAAGTATACTTTATTGTACGACAATTTAACAGGAAAACTACCGAAGGTACCTTGTCCGCTCCCGAATGGGAAATGGTCCTTAGCAATATTTAAAGATTCTCGGTAAAGCACTAATCTTGGGGTTAAATTATCTCCTGAAGTATTTAAATAGTATTGTTTATATAATTCAATCTTATTTTTAACTTTTTTGTTTGTAGTTAGAATAACTGTGGTTGATAGGAATAACATTAAAACAATTATGATTTTTTTTAGACCAAATCTTGAAAAAATTTGAAGATAAACTAATGATATTATAAGAGCAGATATCATTGATTTTAATAATACACAGATTAAAATAACAATAACTGAATAAATAAGCACTAAAATATACTTCCTTTTTCTTGTTAAATGATACAAAAAAAGAGCAAGAGATATATTAATATTTGCTAATGTGCCAGCAAATCCGCCGGTCTTCAAGATAATGGATGATGATACTTTAATTCCTTTATTATCAGCAATAATATTCTCTAAACTATAAATAAATAAAATTATTGAGATAGCGATGAGCAAATATTTGAGTAAAAGGAATATGGTTTCTTTTGATAGGGTAATATTATAATTAATTATGAAGGTTAGAATTGGAATTAATGTAATAAAACTCCCAATTAAGTATGATTTAATGGAAGTATACGGAGAAGTAAAGTAATTAATTATTAAAAAGAAAATAACGAAAAGTAAGCCTAAAAAATAGAGAGGGGATATAAGTATTTTATTATTTATCAATACTATAACCACTAAAATTGCAAAATAAAAAAACCAAATAATATAATCAAATCCAATAATATTAAAGCCTATTGTACTTAGGAAGTGTTTTAATACTTGACTTGTAGCAAAAGATATTATAGTTATTATTACAATTTGATTTTGTAACCTTAGGCTCATTAGATCTATTATTATTCAATTCGAATATTCTAATTGAATTTTATATTAGTTTCAATCTAAGCGTAATATAAATTCTATAAGTCATTTCGAAAAGAAATACCAATACGGTAATTGTCGCAAATATAATTGTATTATTTAATAAATTAAACACATAACCAACCCCAATTAATGCAAGGTAAAAGGTGGATGTAATAGTAATGCTGTATAAAAGATAATTATATTTACCTAATACGATTAAACAATTTCTAGATAGAGAATAACTGATCGAAAAAAGCAATGGTGAAATAAGTAAGATTCTCGAGATAGCAACTGCCTTAAGATATTGTTCGCCAATAAAAAATTTTAGAATTAACGGCGTCACAAATTGGAATATGCCAGTAATTATAAGTGTAAATATAAATAAGAGCTTTATTGTTTTGAGGACAAATCTCATATCCTTCTCTTTTGCAACCTTTGGAAAGATAGCGTCATTAACTAAAATGACTGGATGTAAGAATAGATTCATTATTTTTATTCCTAAATCATAGATAGCTACACTTTCCATACCAAGAAATATTCCCAAAAAAATTATGTTGAATTTATCCTTCACCGAGATAAAAATGTTTGATACAAAAAGCAAGAAACTTTCCTTCACAAAATATATTAATTTCCCATAAGGCTGGAAAATAAACCTTATTCCCTCTTTTCTAAAAACAAAATATAAAGATAGTATGCCTCCCATCAAAGCACCTATACTATACAGGATGGGTACCCATAAATAGTCGTTTTCGTTTTTTACAATAAAAAAAATTAAGCCAACGAAAATAAGTTTAGCAAATAGATTAATGGCAGTTATATATCCCATTTTCTCAAGACCTTGAAAAAACCATTGAGGAAATAATAATTCATCAAAGCAAATTCCAAATGAAAATAGATATAGCCATTTATCACTTTTTGCTCCTGGTACTATGTAAATATATAATATTAAGAAAGATAGACTTAATACCCACAGAATAAATTTAATTTGAAAAATAGATGAGACAATAATATCTAGTTTTGATATATCATCTCTATTTATTGCAACTTCTTTTGTTGCTGAATTATTAAATCCAAACTGAATAATAATAGAAAAATAAGAGATTATTGTCTGAACAAAGATGACCTTTCCATATAGGCTGGTGCCAAGTACCTTTATTAAATACGGATAGGTAATTAGTGGTAGGAGAATGCTGAAAAACCTTAATAATGTTAGATATGAAAAATTCTTTACTATTGTTTTATGCTGTTGAATTTTCTTTTTCGAATTATTAAGCATTTCCTTATCAATAGTTTGAGGGTTTTTATATCTGATTTAAATAATCTACAGCTTCATAGAATACATTTTTTTTGTTAATCAGATTGTTAAAACGCTTCAACCTTACATTTTTTAATTATTAAATAATTTATAAACCACAACTTATCGTAACTTTCTTCAATCCAACAAATAAGTTATCGAAAACTCTGTTAAACCAAAATCTAATGCATTCCTTCAAAACGCTTTTGTGCTGTTTAGATATTGTTTTAATATATAATGATTTAAGAGATATTATTTCATTTGCTCTTTCCTGGTATTCCTTTCGATCCTTTTCTTAAAGGGATAAAACCTATATTCATAATAATAGTTAATATCTTAGAAAAGCAGAAATATGTGCTTTATAAAACATTAGTAAAAATAGTACATAACCTATAAGTCCAAACCAAAATCCAAATTTTATAATATACCCACTCTTTGGGTTCTCTTCCATTGTCAAGGCTGTAAAGTCTTTAATTACTGTAAGAGGCTCGGTAGCCATTTCCAGTTCTTTCAGGTAATTTTGCTTTTGCCTGGTTAGGGTTACTTTGTCTTTGTAATACATCTGTTTGTCTTTCTCCGAAAGAAACATCAGGCGGCTGTCCCTGCCACTTTCCAGGCGTTGGTCCGATTTGAAATAATCGACATTCTGCAGGCTGTCGAGTTTGGCTATTTCGAGGCTTACCATGGACACCATTTCTTCTAGTTCTTTTTTGCGTATCTGGTTAAGCTGTATCAGGTAAGGATTTTTTGCTATGTATTCGAATAAACCTTTGCTTACAGCAGCAAAAACCTGGTTGTCGAGCACTTCTACCTGCACGTATATGCGCTTATCGTCTAGTACAATATTGGTGTCTCTGGGATTATAACTTTTGTTCAGGTCCACCAGGTCGCCTATGCCATCTTTGTTTACATCGAGGTAATAGAAGGCTTCGATGTTTTTCACCTTCTGGGCGGTTGCTTCGTCCAGATTAAGGGAATTGGTCAGGGCTGGAATATTCTTGCGTGTGGTGAAGCGGTTCAAGTCGTTGATGTATTCCACCATGTCATATGCCTTTATGCCATTGGGCTGGGCAATAAGGTGAGAGGAATAATAGCGCGATGTGGTAGAGTAAACCAATAAACCTACGAGGGCTCCTGCAAT
It contains:
- a CDS encoding phenylacetate--CoA ligase family protein codes for the protein MNLIEHIINIAYRLKFGDKRYKYYRQLRRNLGLNRESIVKSQEQAIKELINHAYYNTEYYKELFDSLKLKPEQFNKKEDLKLIPILTKTIIQNNLDKLKSNDKFGKNLIKVTSGGSTGVQAIVYKSKFTEQFYRAAWLRNNSITGWKPSDKTAWIWGSPIEHSKLMSSIFSRLGYKINRRIIFNAYNYSKTDFPNWVNEIIRFRPKVIYGYSSIILEFAKYLIENKIVLPTIERVVSTTEKLVQRETIETAFRCKAYDQYGCREIIAIGVENDQGEMLLTDDVVLLDTNDSNEFLLTALYSFGFPLINYKVGDIGTVKNDDSIQQRIGNIPFPIMNLKIGRITDNFINNKNETISTSALSTYMSTLNLGIKEHQIIQKDFNSFNINYVPLKITDSEVYKEKITKCLEEYFGKKLTIQINEVDIIPKEKSGKRLMFKRDFIIDQKV
- a CDS encoding oligosaccharide flippase family protein, coding for MLNNSKKKIQQHKTIVKNFSYLTLLRFFSILLPLITYPYLIKVLGTSLYGKVIFVQTIISYFSIIIQFGFNNSATKEVAINRDDISKLDIIVSSIFQIKFILWVLSLSFLILYIYIVPGAKSDKWLYLFSFGICFDELLFPQWFFQGLEKMGYITAINLFAKLIFVGLIFFIVKNENDYLWVPILYSIGALMGGILSLYFVFRKEGIRFIFQPYGKLIYFVKESFLLFVSNIFISVKDKFNIIFLGIFLGMESVAIYDLGIKIMNLFLHPVILVNDAIFPKVAKEKDMRFVLKTIKLLFIFTLIITGIFQFVTPLILKFFIGEQYLKAVAISRILLISPLLFSISYSLSRNCLIVLGKYNYLLYSITITSTFYLALIGVGYVFNLLNNTIIFATITVLVFLFEMTYRIYITLRLKLI